A single genomic interval of Oceanithermus profundus DSM 14977 harbors:
- a CDS encoding cellulase family glycosylhydrolase produces the protein MNQKGRWGHLVLVALALHGCAVAKGPAGPALLLGVHAAETRTAAGYAAKLDRAAALGLGAVRVPVDWAQLEPDEAGVFDPAYLEELKRRVADAHARGLGVVILFAQSPAWASGRPEDPAYPPAPEHRADYARALVRLADELQAAGPVRAWEVWNEPNSTEFWPAYAGRERAGSFVLVPLEAAAEYAALLREAYAAMKRAHPQAVVLGGSLAAADVAYLEALWRAFGADVPMDALALHPYTRPDERKGPHRGYAQYPDQCNEEIDDLSPPWCFERGLELVRDFLRSKGFDRPLWLTEFGVSSADAWGDAGSEAEQAKHLEIALSILDRRAGPDDLNVAAAIWYRLDDEGEDLFGLYREDGTLKPAGERLRERAGP, from the coding sequence ATGAATCAAAAGGGGCGCTGGGGCCACCTCGTCCTTGTGGCGTTGGCCCTGCACGGTTGCGCGGTGGCGAAGGGGCCGGCCGGACCCGCCCTCCTCCTCGGCGTCCACGCCGCCGAGACCCGCACCGCCGCCGGGTACGCGGCCAAGCTGGACCGGGCCGCGGCGCTGGGGCTGGGGGCGGTGCGGGTTCCGGTGGACTGGGCGCAGCTGGAGCCCGACGAGGCCGGGGTCTTCGACCCCGCCTACCTGGAGGAGTTGAAGCGCCGCGTCGCGGACGCCCACGCGCGCGGGCTCGGAGTCGTGATCCTGTTCGCCCAAAGCCCCGCGTGGGCCAGCGGCCGCCCCGAAGACCCTGCCTACCCGCCCGCGCCCGAGCACCGCGCCGACTACGCCCGGGCGCTGGTGCGGCTGGCTGACGAGCTGCAAGCTGCCGGACCGGTGCGCGCCTGGGAGGTGTGGAACGAGCCGAACAGCACCGAGTTCTGGCCGGCCTACGCCGGCCGCGAACGCGCGGGCAGCTTCGTGCTGGTGCCGCTCGAGGCCGCGGCCGAATACGCCGCGCTCTTGCGCGAGGCCTACGCCGCCATGAAGCGGGCCCACCCCCAGGCGGTGGTGCTGGGCGGTTCGCTGGCCGCGGCCGACGTCGCCTACCTGGAGGCGTTGTGGCGGGCCTTCGGCGCGGACGTGCCCATGGACGCCCTGGCGCTGCACCCCTACACCCGCCCCGACGAGCGCAAAGGGCCCCACCGCGGCTATGCCCAGTACCCCGACCAGTGCAACGAGGAGATCGACGACCTCTCGCCGCCCTGGTGCTTCGAGCGGGGGCTCGAGCTGGTGCGCGACTTCTTGCGGTCCAAGGGCTTCGACCGGCCGCTGTGGCTCACCGAGTTCGGGGTCTCGAGCGCCGACGCCTGGGGCGACGCGGGCAGCGAGGCGGAGCAGGCCAAACACCTGGAGATCGCGCTGAGCATTCTGGACCGCCGCGCCGGGCCGGACGATCTCAACGTCGCCGCCGCGATCTGGTACCGCCTCGACGACGAAGGCGAAGACCTCTTCGGCCTCTACCGCGAAGACGGCACCCTCAAACCCGCGGGCGAGCGGCTGCGCGAGCGCGCGGGGCCCTAG
- a CDS encoding response regulator transcription factor has product MEAMAEKRILVVEDEARIADVLERYLRAEGFVTERAATGKRALELWRAFRPDLILLDLMLPEIGGLEVARTIRAQSDVPILMVTAKAEEVDRLVGLELGADDYITKPFSPREVVARVRAVLRRVGGGARAARIYRVGAIAVDLDAFEARCGDEPVALSPTQLRLLAALAQAEGRALSRHELLDQLGEAYVDTRTVDAHVKNLRRRLGPCGAQIETVRGVGYRLRAASP; this is encoded by the coding sequence ATGGAAGCCATGGCCGAAAAGCGCATTCTGGTCGTCGAAGACGAGGCCCGCATCGCCGACGTGCTCGAGCGCTACCTGCGGGCCGAGGGGTTCGTGACCGAGCGCGCGGCCACCGGCAAGCGCGCGCTCGAGCTGTGGCGCGCCTTCCGGCCCGACCTGATCCTGCTCGACCTGATGCTCCCCGAGATCGGGGGGCTCGAGGTGGCCCGCACCATCCGCGCTCAGTCGGACGTGCCCATCCTGATGGTCACGGCCAAGGCCGAGGAGGTGGACCGGCTGGTGGGGCTCGAGCTGGGCGCCGACGACTACATCACCAAGCCCTTCAGCCCCCGCGAGGTGGTGGCGCGGGTGCGCGCGGTGCTGCGGCGCGTCGGCGGCGGAGCGCGGGCCGCCCGGATCTACCGCGTGGGCGCGATCGCGGTGGATCTCGACGCCTTCGAGGCCCGCTGCGGCGACGAACCGGTCGCGCTCAGCCCCACGCAGCTGCGGCTGCTGGCGGCGCTGGCGCAGGCCGAGGGCCGCGCGCTCTCGCGGCACGAGCTCCTCGACCAGCTGGGCGAGGCCTACGTGGACACCCGCACCGTCGACGCCCACGTCAAGAACCTGCGCCGCCGCCTCGGCCCCTGCGGCGCCCAGATCGAGACGGTGCGCGGCGTGGGTTACCGCCTGCGGGCTGCGTCGCCTTAA
- a CDS encoding nucleoside triphosphate pyrophosphohydrolase family protein: protein MPLDPTAPDLDTYQKKSRKTWSLIHTDHPITYPTLGLVNEAGELAGKVKKIFRDKGGVIGPADREALKYELGDVLWYLAQIATELDLSLREVAEANLEKLFDRLERGAIQGEGDHR from the coding sequence ATGCCCCTCGACCCGACCGCACCCGACCTGGACACCTACCAGAAGAAGTCGCGCAAGACCTGGAGCCTGATCCACACCGACCACCCCATCACCTACCCCACCCTGGGCCTGGTCAACGAGGCCGGTGAGCTGGCCGGCAAGGTCAAGAAGATCTTCCGCGACAAGGGCGGGGTGATCGGCCCCGCCGACCGCGAGGCCCTCAAGTACGAGCTGGGCGACGTGCTGTGGTACCTGGCCCAGATCGCCACCGAGCTGGACCTGAGCCTGCGCGAGGTGGCCGAGGCCAACCTGGAGAAGCTCTTCGACCGGCTCGAGCGCGGCGCCATCCAGGGCGAGGGCGACCACCGCTAG
- a CDS encoding amidase yields MSYDLKDVKMPVLTGRALRTFAAALDGRVTGPALVKKLMADAGVPRLAELKDLPAPLFLPLAPAPEPAPAAREPKPRLASRLVAIFRREPAPEPPPEPPAGPAPFHSAADFVAAYKSGKTTPEEVAERFLAAYAELNPQIHAFIAVNPDDVRAQAAASAMRWRRGEPLGPLDGVPVAVKDELDVVGYPTTVGTAFLRDVASEDATAVARLRAAGAVIVGKANMHELGANPTGHNPHHGHAKNPYDPARDTGGSSSGSAAAVASGLVPLALGADAGGSIRVPAALTGVYGLKATFGGVSEHGAYPVCWSVAHVGPLGASAYDVALAHRLIAGPDPKDPHTASAPVPEAPDWNREDLSGLKVGVWPAWFDHAEPGVVEAARAALARMEEAGAEIVEFELPGLDDARVAHAVTVLVEMGRSFQRTQEHWRALAPATRINLKIGQSAAGADYVAAQQVRARMVAALDEVLGRVDLIATPTTAVPAPLIPKAAESDGISDLGTVTQLMRFIFLTNLTGHPSLSLPAGYTVEGLPVGLQLIGRAWGERTLMEAAGVLERAGERRRPQVFVDLLG; encoded by the coding sequence ATGAGCTACGACCTCAAAGACGTCAAGATGCCGGTGCTCACCGGCCGGGCGCTGCGCACCTTCGCCGCCGCCCTCGACGGCCGCGTCACCGGCCCGGCCCTGGTGAAGAAGCTGATGGCCGACGCCGGCGTGCCCCGGCTGGCCGAACTGAAGGATCTGCCCGCCCCGCTCTTCCTGCCGCTCGCGCCCGCGCCCGAACCGGCGCCCGCGGCCCGCGAGCCGAAACCGCGCCTCGCCTCGCGCCTGGTGGCCATCTTCCGCCGCGAACCGGCCCCCGAGCCCCCGCCCGAGCCGCCCGCCGGACCGGCTCCGTTTCATAGCGCGGCCGACTTCGTCGCCGCCTACAAGAGCGGCAAGACCACACCCGAGGAGGTGGCCGAGCGTTTCCTCGCCGCCTACGCCGAGCTCAACCCGCAGATCCACGCTTTCATCGCCGTGAACCCCGACGACGTGCGCGCCCAGGCCGCCGCCTCGGCGATGCGCTGGCGTCGCGGCGAGCCGCTGGGGCCGCTCGACGGCGTGCCCGTGGCCGTCAAGGACGAGCTCGACGTCGTCGGCTACCCCACCACCGTCGGCACCGCCTTCCTAAGGGACGTGGCCTCGGAAGACGCCACCGCGGTCGCCCGCCTGCGCGCCGCCGGGGCGGTGATCGTCGGCAAGGCCAACATGCACGAGCTGGGGGCCAACCCCACCGGCCACAACCCCCACCACGGCCACGCCAAGAACCCCTACGACCCGGCCCGCGACACCGGCGGCAGCTCCTCGGGCTCGGCCGCGGCCGTCGCCAGCGGCCTGGTGCCCCTGGCCCTGGGGGCCGACGCCGGCGGCTCCATCCGCGTGCCAGCGGCGCTCACCGGGGTCTATGGCCTCAAGGCCACCTTCGGCGGCGTCAGCGAGCACGGGGCCTACCCCGTCTGCTGGAGCGTGGCCCACGTGGGTCCGCTGGGCGCCAGCGCCTACGACGTGGCCCTGGCCCACCGCCTGATCGCCGGGCCCGATCCCAAAGACCCCCACACCGCCTCGGCCCCGGTGCCCGAAGCGCCCGACTGGAACCGCGAAGACCTCTCGGGCCTCAAGGTCGGCGTCTGGCCCGCCTGGTTCGACCACGCCGAGCCGGGCGTGGTCGAGGCGGCCCGCGCCGCGCTCGCGCGCATGGAGGAGGCGGGGGCCGAGATCGTCGAGTTCGAGCTGCCCGGCCTCGACGACGCCCGCGTCGCCCACGCGGTGACGGTGCTGGTGGAGATGGGGCGCAGCTTCCAGCGCACCCAGGAGCACTGGCGCGCGCTGGCCCCGGCCACCCGCATCAACCTGAAGATCGGCCAGAGCGCCGCCGGCGCCGACTACGTGGCCGCCCAGCAGGTGCGTGCGCGCATGGTGGCGGCGCTCGACGAGGTGCTCGGGCGGGTGGACCTGATCGCCACCCCCACCACCGCCGTTCCCGCGCCGCTCATCCCCAAGGCCGCCGAATCCGACGGGATAAGCGACCTGGGCACGGTCACCCAGCTGATGCGCTTCATCTTCCTGACCAACCTGACCGGCCACCCCTCGCTCTCGCTGCCGGCGGGGTACACCGTCGAAGGTCTGCCGGTTGGCCTGCAGCTCATCGGCCGCGCCTGGGGCGAGCGGACGCTAATGGAAGCGGCGGGAGTGCTCGAGCGCGCCGGCGAGCGCCGGCGGCCGCAGGTCTTCGTGGACCTGCTGGGCTGA
- the trmB gene encoding tRNA (guanosine(46)-N7)-methyltransferase TrmB codes for MLLVPAELPFPVDPEALYGRAGPWVLEIGFGDGRFLVELARLHPEWNLLGAEVAPASVSRALRRLKREGVAQARLFRGDARFLLRNLVGPRALERVYVNFPDPWPKKKHASRRLLQVPFFRLLSTRLAAGGALRLTTDHPEYFDFATAEARASGLFEVRPGPPPPETLRTKYARKWLDQSRPIFHAAFVKTAEADEAFPPIRRYPVPHALMQGTLPPAEAFTKQVETAPEANVVLLEAWQAAGGLVVLARVEEPELAQEVLLEARPSSKGVYVGLRPSCSPLVTAGVKRAVGLLVRWLEGRGLETVQRSY; via the coding sequence GTGCTGCTCGTGCCCGCCGAACTGCCCTTCCCCGTAGACCCCGAGGCCCTCTACGGCCGCGCCGGCCCCTGGGTGCTGGAAATCGGCTTCGGGGACGGGCGTTTCCTGGTGGAGCTCGCCCGCCTCCACCCCGAGTGGAACCTGCTCGGCGCCGAGGTGGCCCCGGCGAGCGTGAGCCGGGCGCTGCGCCGGCTGAAACGCGAAGGCGTGGCCCAGGCGCGCCTCTTCCGCGGCGACGCCCGCTTCCTCTTGCGCAACCTGGTGGGTCCGCGGGCGCTCGAGCGCGTCTACGTAAACTTTCCCGACCCCTGGCCCAAGAAGAAGCACGCAAGCCGGCGCCTTTTGCAGGTGCCCTTCTTCCGTCTGCTCTCGACCCGGCTGGCCGCGGGCGGGGCGCTGCGGCTCACCACCGACCACCCCGAGTACTTCGACTTCGCCACCGCCGAAGCGCGCGCCAGCGGCCTCTTCGAGGTGCGGCCGGGCCCGCCCCCGCCCGAGACCCTGCGCACCAAGTACGCTCGGAAGTGGCTCGATCAGTCGAGGCCCATCTTTCACGCCGCCTTCGTCAAGACCGCCGAGGCCGACGAGGCCTTCCCCCCGATCCGGAGGTACCCCGTGCCCCACGCCCTGATGCAAGGAACCCTGCCCCCCGCCGAAGCCTTCACCAAGCAGGTCGAGACCGCCCCCGAGGCCAACGTGGTGCTGCTCGAGGCCTGGCAGGCGGCCGGTGGCCTGGTGGTGCTCGCCCGCGTCGAGGAGCCCGAGCTCGCCCAGGAGGTGCTGCTCGAGGCCCGGCCCAGCAGCAAGGGGGTCTACGTGGGCCTCCGGCCCAGCTGCAGCCCGCTGGTCACCGCGGGGGTCAAGCGGGCCGTGGGCCTGCTGGTGCGCTGGCTCGAGGGGCGGGGGCTCGAGACCGTCCAGCGCAGCTACTGA
- a CDS encoding MerR family transcriptional regulator encodes MAPLPQPRRLEPSDPAARALASEKARRALAPFLNRSRGLAEAARAAGLSRQALRYWVRKFERLGLLERTHGGARPRWRAAAPAFLLPFAADPASAGLREWLEHRLAPEYEALLDAAARRLEELKLDHLLFYAEEGEPVTRPADARGRVGRESGLLDGFSGTLELSDADAARLRLELAALWARYARNQGRGRRLRVYAYLVDEPPGSGR; translated from the coding sequence ATGGCCCCGCTGCCCCAGCCCCGCCGCCTGGAGCCCTCGGACCCCGCCGCCCGCGCGCTCGCTAGCGAGAAGGCGCGGCGCGCGCTGGCCCCCTTCCTGAACCGCAGCCGCGGCCTGGCGGAGGCCGCCCGCGCCGCCGGGCTCAGCCGCCAGGCCCTGCGCTACTGGGTGCGCAAGTTCGAGCGGCTGGGGCTGCTCGAGCGCACGCACGGGGGCGCGCGGCCCCGCTGGCGCGCGGCCGCCCCCGCCTTCTTGCTGCCCTTCGCCGCCGACCCGGCCAGCGCCGGCCTGCGGGAGTGGCTCGAGCACCGCCTCGCCCCGGAGTACGAGGCCCTGCTCGACGCCGCCGCGCGCCGACTGGAAGAGCTGAAGCTCGACCACCTGCTTTTCTACGCCGAGGAAGGCGAACCCGTTACCCGCCCCGCCGACGCCCGGGGCCGGGTGGGCCGCGAAAGCGGGCTGCTCGATGGCTTTTCCGGCACGTTGGAGCTCTCGGATGCCGACGCCGCCCGGCTGCGCCTTGAACTCGCGGCGCTTTGGGCCCGCTACGCCAGAAATCAGGGCCGCGGCCGACGCCTGCGCGTCTACGCCTACTTGGTGGACGAACCCCCGGGCAGCGGCCGGTGA
- a CDS encoding c-type cytochrome translates to MKKLTATVLLLALALGFAFAADGEALYTQYCQACHQADGEGIPGTYPFIGGPIKNLSTFDDGREFVIATTLFGLKGELVQRGYTYDGFMPGYAPVLDDEEVAALLNWILEQASWKRPGTQATAAAYTPEDVARVRALQLTPEQVHELLTKVEEVMHATNPAGGNR, encoded by the coding sequence ATGAAGAAGTTGACGGCGACGGTTCTGCTCCTCGCGCTGGCCCTGGGTTTCGCGTTCGCGGCGGACGGGGAGGCGCTCTACACCCAGTACTGCCAGGCCTGCCACCAGGCCGATGGCGAGGGCATCCCCGGCACCTACCCGTTCATCGGCGGTCCGATCAAGAACCTCTCCACCTTCGACGACGGCCGGGAGTTCGTGATCGCCACCACCCTCTTCGGCCTCAAGGGCGAGCTCGTGCAGCGCGGTTACACCTACGACGGCTTCATGCCGGGTTACGCGCCCGTCCTGGACGACGAGGAAGTGGCCGCCCTGCTGAACTGGATCCTCGAGCAGGCCAGCTGGAAACGCCCGGGAACGCAGGCGACCGCGGCCGCCTACACCCCCGAGGACGTGGCGCGGGTGCGCGCGCTGCAGCTCACCCCGGAACAGGTGCACGAACTCCTGACCAAGGTCGAGGAGGTCATGCACGCCACCAACCCCGCGGGCGGCAACCGCTAG
- a CDS encoding sensor domain-containing protein, with translation MEPNLSWILLFVSAALIVGLAGTWRKRRSALLTGLGLAFTALGLALGGGAGWAATGLGLALIVWAVVAPRPRASSRALELSVDERGRLVRSRNLEALLGWVTEEVHGEPFAGLIYPEDRPLWEKVQEQVLETGEATTLELRAVHAAGRLVWLRVFVEPRTEGLRLEAFEVTPYKLAEQTLRRQERLLKGVSDATRTMLAAKDDLAWPLNKAMATLAMSLGAERAYLYKVEDHPETGRRRASLQVEWVRDVLKTRIDSPLSGELVENDPRFARWFRELEHGQVIAGPVAQLPGEERLMLEASGVGSILLLPLLIGGAFWGFAGFELTETNRRFGHEMIRVLRTAAASLAAGIERVERTRELSVQRSLLERINEAAGDGILAVDAQWRPLFYNRRFLEIWGLSAEELSAEGSAGLSVLTRRTKNPKRFAEVLLELHERPDRNVHIELRLKDGRILQASSAPLDGGETGGRVWFMRDVTEARRLEQALARSEERFRTILQNTSDITAVLDEEMRIRYISPAVEAVLGHKVRDLVGLTVGESIHPDDRPAAERSLRAALEDPSRPIHVTFRIRSASGETRWLEVRGRNLLANPAVRGILVSARDITEHKVYEAQIEHMAYYDALTGLANRRMLRERVEEAIRELGGGGGFAFVYIDLDRFKNVNDTLGHDIGDALLVQVARRLEEQTGPGDVLARLGGDEFGLLARRDDQEGVLELAQRLIQALRPPFNVEGHHIHVSGSAGIALYPTDGETFEQLLRHADIAMYRAKDDKVHLQFYSPHLNVYTHERFQLETDLRTAMQSGSLILYYQPIQNVQGEMRGLEALVRWEHPTRGQIFPEEFLPLIEEAGLATGFDRQILTQAVRQIARWRGAEPPVWVSVNVGYASLLDPGFLGFLEQLFKEEQVEPERLLIEVTETQASRDPEQTKRVLGHLKELGVQLALDDFGQGYSSLSYLSDFPIDLIKIDRAFISGVPFRTKDAGIVRMIVALASQLGIDVLAEGVETETQREWLQHVGVHYLQGYAISEALPPAELPFGEAS, from the coding sequence ATGGAACCGAATCTGAGCTGGATTCTCCTCTTCGTATCGGCCGCGCTCATCGTGGGGCTGGCGGGAACGTGGCGCAAGCGACGTTCGGCGTTGCTGACGGGCCTGGGCCTCGCGTTCACCGCGCTGGGCCTCGCTTTGGGCGGGGGCGCGGGCTGGGCTGCGACCGGGTTGGGCCTCGCCCTGATCGTCTGGGCCGTGGTGGCGCCCCGGCCGCGGGCGAGCAGCCGGGCGCTGGAACTGAGCGTGGACGAGCGGGGGCGCCTGGTGCGCTCCCGCAACCTCGAGGCCCTGTTGGGCTGGGTGACCGAGGAGGTGCACGGCGAGCCCTTCGCCGGGCTGATCTACCCCGAGGACCGCCCCCTCTGGGAGAAGGTGCAGGAGCAGGTCCTCGAGACCGGCGAGGCCACGACCCTGGAGCTGCGGGCGGTGCACGCGGCGGGCCGCCTCGTCTGGCTGCGCGTCTTCGTGGAGCCGCGGACCGAGGGTCTGCGCCTCGAGGCCTTCGAGGTGACCCCCTACAAGCTGGCCGAACAGACCCTGCGGCGCCAGGAACGCCTGCTCAAGGGCGTTTCCGACGCCACCCGCACCATGCTGGCGGCCAAGGACGACCTGGCGTGGCCGCTCAACAAGGCCATGGCCACCCTGGCCATGAGCCTGGGGGCGGAGCGCGCCTACCTGTACAAGGTGGAGGACCACCCCGAGACCGGCCGCCGCCGCGCCTCGCTGCAGGTGGAGTGGGTGCGCGACGTGCTCAAGACCCGGATCGACAGTCCCCTCTCGGGCGAGCTGGTGGAGAACGACCCGCGCTTCGCGCGCTGGTTTCGCGAGCTCGAGCACGGCCAGGTGATCGCGGGCCCGGTCGCGCAGCTCCCGGGGGAGGAGCGGCTGATGCTCGAGGCCAGCGGCGTGGGCTCGATCCTGCTGCTGCCGCTGCTCATCGGCGGGGCCTTCTGGGGCTTCGCGGGCTTCGAGCTCACCGAGACCAACCGGCGCTTCGGCCACGAGATGATCCGGGTGCTGCGCACCGCCGCGGCCTCGCTGGCCGCAGGCATCGAGCGCGTCGAGCGCACCCGGGAGCTCTCGGTGCAGCGTTCGCTGCTCGAGCGCATCAACGAAGCCGCGGGCGACGGCATCCTGGCCGTGGACGCCCAGTGGCGCCCGCTCTTCTACAACAGGCGCTTCCTGGAGATCTGGGGGCTGAGCGCCGAGGAGCTCTCCGCCGAGGGGAGCGCGGGGCTCTCGGTGCTGACCCGCCGCACCAAGAACCCCAAGCGCTTCGCCGAGGTGCTGCTGGAGCTGCACGAGCGCCCCGACCGCAACGTCCACATCGAGCTGCGGCTCAAGGACGGACGCATCCTCCAGGCCTCCTCGGCGCCGCTCGACGGCGGCGAGACCGGGGGGCGCGTCTGGTTCATGCGCGACGTCACCGAGGCCCGCCGCCTCGAGCAGGCCCTCGCCCGCAGCGAGGAGCGCTTCCGCACGATCCTGCAGAACACCTCGGACATCACCGCGGTGCTCGACGAGGAGATGCGCATCCGCTACATCAGCCCTGCGGTGGAGGCGGTCCTGGGGCACAAGGTGCGCGACCTCGTGGGCCTGACCGTGGGCGAGAGCATCCACCCCGACGACCGGCCCGCCGCGGAGCGCTCCCTGCGCGCGGCGCTGGAGGACCCCTCGCGGCCCATTCACGTCACCTTCCGCATCCGCTCGGCCTCGGGCGAGACCCGCTGGCTCGAGGTGCGCGGCCGCAACCTGCTCGCCAACCCGGCGGTGCGCGGCATCCTGGTGAGCGCCCGCGACATCACCGAGCACAAGGTCTACGAGGCCCAGATCGAGCACATGGCCTACTACGACGCCCTGACCGGGCTGGCCAACCGGCGCATGCTGCGCGAGCGCGTCGAGGAGGCGATCCGCGAGCTCGGGGGCGGGGGCGGCTTCGCCTTCGTCTACATCGACCTGGACCGCTTCAAGAACGTCAACGACACCCTGGGGCACGACATCGGCGACGCCCTGCTGGTGCAGGTGGCGCGCCGCCTCGAGGAGCAGACCGGCCCCGGCGACGTGCTGGCCCGCCTCGGCGGCGACGAGTTCGGGCTGCTGGCGCGGCGCGACGACCAGGAGGGGGTGCTCGAACTGGCCCAGCGCCTCATCCAGGCCCTGCGCCCCCCCTTCAACGTCGAGGGTCACCACATCCACGTCTCCGGCAGCGCCGGCATCGCCCTCTACCCCACCGACGGCGAGACCTTCGAGCAGCTGCTGCGCCACGCCGACATCGCCATGTACCGCGCCAAGGACGACAAGGTGCACCTGCAGTTCTACTCGCCCCACCTCAACGTCTACACCCACGAGCGCTTCCAGCTCGAGACCGACCTGCGCACCGCCATGCAGTCGGGCAGCCTGATCCTCTACTACCAGCCCATCCAGAACGTGCAGGGCGAGATGCGCGGCCTCGAGGCGCTGGTCCGCTGGGAGCACCCGACCCGCGGCCAGATCTTCCCCGAGGAGTTCCTGCCCCTGATCGAGGAGGCGGGGCTGGCCACCGGCTTCGACCGCCAGATCCTCACCCAGGCGGTGCGTCAGATCGCCCGCTGGCGCGGGGCGGAACCGCCGGTCTGGGTCAGCGTCAACGTGGGGTACGCCTCGCTTCTGGACCCCGGCTTCCTGGGCTTCCTCGAGCAGCTCTTCAAGGAGGAGCAGGTGGAGCCCGAGCGGCTCTTGATCGAGGTCACCGAGACCCAGGCCTCGCGCGACCCCGAGCAGACGAAGCGGGTGCTGGGGCACCTCAAGGAGCTGGGGGTGCAGCTGGCGCTCGACGACTTCGGTCAGGGCTACTCCTCGCTCAGCTACCTCTCCGACTTCCCCATCGACCTGATCAAGATCGACCGCGCCTTCATCAGCGGCGTGCCCTTCCGCACCAAGGACGCCGGCATCGTGCGCATGATCGTGGCGCTGGCGAGCCAGCTGGGCATCGACGTGCTGGCCGAAGGGGTCGAGACCGAGACCCAGCGCGAGTGGCTGCAGCACGTGGGCGTCCACTACCTGCAGGGCTACGCGATCAGCGAGGCCCTGCCTCCGGCGGAGCTGCCCTTCGGCGAAGCCTCCTAG
- a CDS encoding glycosyltransferase yields MPKVTLVIPSYWSRPRPEVWRPGDAVYDHPTPLDAEGTLLRTLESLNVLARRDFEVVVLAVPTAAEIAPAVEARVGAIVRRAAATLDLPLHTFGPSHLERLRRFLEGAGMGRLNDLISLRGYANVRNLCVLVPHLRGRDAAVLIDDDEVFEDPAFLDKALEVLGRRIDGTPVYAVAGYYRQPDGGFLVPEPTEAWARAWGQIERMNAAFEAFIGRPPRYKVTPFAFGGNLVLHRELFTRVPFDPGVRRGEDIDYVINARIFGFKVFLDRTLAVRHLPPPKTHPAWRRLREDVLRFVYEREKIRGQTDRPGTVRVRAEDFDPYPGAFLKDDLELKAERAARALAEAYRREGDPEGAREALRTLELMRAALEDPGDPFDDLVRLQRRWAGLMEALAHPELRRGLAPVLSWA; encoded by the coding sequence ATGCCCAAGGTCACCCTGGTCATCCCCAGCTACTGGTCGCGGCCGCGGCCCGAGGTCTGGCGTCCGGGGGACGCCGTTTACGACCATCCCACGCCGCTGGACGCGGAAGGCACGCTGCTCAGGACGCTCGAGAGCCTAAACGTGCTCGCGCGGCGGGACTTCGAGGTGGTCGTGCTCGCGGTCCCGACCGCCGCGGAGATCGCGCCAGCGGTGGAGGCGCGGGTGGGCGCGATCGTCCGCCGTGCGGCGGCGACCCTGGACCTGCCGCTGCACACCTTCGGCCCTTCGCACCTGGAGCGGCTGCGCCGCTTCCTCGAGGGTGCGGGAATGGGCCGGCTCAACGACCTGATCTCCCTGCGCGGCTACGCCAACGTGCGCAACCTCTGCGTCCTCGTCCCCCACCTGCGGGGCCGCGACGCGGCCGTGCTCATCGACGACGACGAGGTCTTCGAAGACCCCGCCTTCCTGGACAAGGCGCTCGAGGTCCTCGGCCGCCGTATCGACGGAACGCCCGTCTACGCCGTGGCCGGCTACTACCGGCAGCCGGACGGCGGCTTCCTCGTTCCCGAACCCACCGAGGCGTGGGCGCGGGCCTGGGGACAGATCGAACGGATGAACGCGGCCTTCGAGGCCTTCATCGGCCGCCCGCCGCGCTACAAGGTCACGCCCTTCGCCTTCGGCGGCAACCTGGTGCTCCACCGCGAGCTCTTCACCCGGGTGCCCTTCGACCCCGGGGTGCGGCGCGGGGAGGACATCGACTACGTGATCAACGCCCGCATCTTCGGCTTCAAGGTCTTCCTCGACCGCACCCTCGCCGTCCGGCACCTGCCCCCGCCCAAGACCCACCCGGCCTGGCGGCGCCTGCGCGAGGACGTGCTCCGCTTCGTCTACGAGCGGGAAAAGATTCGCGGCCAGACCGACCGGCCCGGTACCGTCCGGGTGCGCGCCGAGGACTTCGACCCCTACCCCGGGGCCTTCTTGAAGGACGACCTGGAGCTCAAGGCCGAGCGGGCCGCGCGGGCGCTCGCGGAGGCCTACCGGCGGGAGGGCGACCCCGAAGGCGCGCGCGAGGCGCTGCGCACGCTCGAGCTGATGCGTGCCGCCCTGGAGGACCCGGGCGACCCTTTCGACGACCTCGTGCGGCTCCAGCGGCGCTGGGCGGGGTTGATGGAAGCGCTCGCACACCCCGAGCTGCGCCGCGGACTTGCGCCCGTCCTCTCCTGGGCGTAG